The DNA region CCAAACTCTCCTTCTGTCTCTTGAAACTCATAATGTAATTGTCAGTGATTGCAATGATACCTTCTCATGACATAAAAACTCATCAACTGCAGGCTCAttgctaataaacttgtttaaaacAACTTATTAAGACATAACCTTTAAGTGTGTGAGAAAACAATATGCAATCAAACATGCAGTATAAACAGCTATgaagccaaaacaaaatgttaggattgCCGCAGCTTCCTCTGAGTGAATCAAAGCATATGGTGGTATAATGGAGCATGAATTTACAGCAACAGAGATGTACAATATAGATTAAAGCTTCATCTGCGAGGACATACTgcacagcaaaaaacaacaatTATTGTGTTTGCTGCTTTATATTTTAATGATCAACAAAGGAGCTTTGATAGAGCTAGGGCTCCCTCTgctgaatgcagccgatgaagtgagctgtagctcacgaaagcttatgctcaaataaattggttagtctctaaagtaccacaagtactccttttctttttgcgaatacagactaacacggctgctactctgaaatctgctgttAGTATGATGATAATAAAGCTTCCTCAAAATCATCAGCAGAAATGTGCCCTCCTGATaacacttttcttttaaattcaaagAAGGAAGAGCAGGCCCAACAGGAAATCAGCAGTATATACTAAGCTGACTCTGAGAATGGACACAGGACTTCAGGTCTTGTGCAGGATAGGAATGTGAGTGACTCTAGCTCCGCTGAaggaaaatcaaaactttttctccctttccctctctcctccttcacagCTAGTCATAATAAGCTACTGAATTGCCCCTCCTGCTGTAATAATTACAAAGaaatagaacaaacaaacaaaaaattctctACTAATTGCTTTCCCATCCACTGCAGGAATTTTTAGTTCAAAGCACCAAAAAGCAAACAATTTGATACCCTGTATAACTGATTTTTGTTATATTATTACCTCCTGAATTTCTATAGAAATACTAATCTTTAAAAACTTGTAGCTCTTTCAGTCTCTGAAGAGCTGCCTGTTTGATAATCGGTATCTCAGATGGAATAATATCTAGTGCCAAATGCGTTCCGCATTTGGCCCATGATAACTCCCAAATTAGGACATTTACACCAGCACTTTACAGTgttgcaactttctcactcaggagTTTGAAAAAATACCCCCCTCAGCGCTTCAAGTTTCAGTGCAGCATTGCAAGTGGCAGCGTAGACAGTGCTCTTGCCAAATTAAAGATCTTGATCAGTCATGCATTATCACTTGTGTTTTGTGTAGCACGGATTACACCACCACCAGGTGGAATGTGTCCATAATAGCCACTTTGAATTGGTATAAGTGCTACCTTACACCAGCTCAGGTGCGGGCTGGTATATTTATCAGCTTTCCATGCCTTATTAGATCTGGAGGGTGAGAAGCAGCTAGTAGCTGAGGGGCTATTAGGAGCATAGCTACCAGCTGAGTTCTTTCTACCCTCCACTGGGTGCTGAGATATAGTATCCACAACAGTCCAAAGATGGATGTGGAGTTCCTTGGCCAGAGCGGGCataatggggtgtgtgtgtgtgtatgtgaggcgAATCATGCCCTGTGCGAAGCCTGACTGCCTGGAGAGTATATCAGGGAAGGGGTGTAAATGGCACCAGTAGCAGATATTGCAGTGTCAGCCAGTGATCCACATGTGGAAATGAGGCTTGGGGAGAGCATTTCTGAAGTGGTATGGGAATCTAAAGGGGGGCGATGCTGAAGGAGCCATGGCCTGGTGGGGATAGAGAGGTGACTCAGCCATCAAAATAAGGAAGTTTATTATCTGAGCAGTTCTGAGGATGGAGACTGATGGTGACTTTGAGGCTTTAccctagtggttctcaaacttttatactggtgacccctttcacatagcaagcctctgagtgtgacccctccttataaattaaaaacactttttatttatttaacaccattataaatactggaaacaaagcagggtttggggtggaggctgacagctcatggcCACTGtaccctctaagctgtgcgcatgtgtgCGCACAAACAGATCCTAAACTCcacgcacatggcgaaacactgtgcgcacaaaaatttgcacagaagcacaacaatttgtacagaagaaattttttgtgcacacggcctgtcaaaatttagagggaacattgctcatgaccccccatgtaagaaccttgtgaccccctgaggggtcctgacccccagcttgagaacccctgctttactTCTATAAATTATAGGGGTAACTTCAACCACATGGGGTCTCCCTATGAACCCAGCAAAGCCCTTCTGCAAGTGGGTGCAAGGTGCATTTCAGTCAGCTCAGGGATACTACAGACAACGATTTCTCTAGTGTCGGCATACCAAATTCAATGGATATAGCCAGTCACAGACTGGCTGTATATTGGCCAGAAAAACGGATGCAAGTAGCCCGCTGGCGGAGTGTAACTGCACCCCTGTGGCACTGAGAGGGCCAGCTCCGCCGGCACGGCGCAGCCACGATGCGCCAGGCCCTGGGTGGAATCTATCAGCACAACCAGCTCGTCGGGGCCTACGCGATGCCAGTGGCCGGGCGAggggcagagccgggctgggCTGCCGAGGCTCGCGGAGAGTTTGAAGGGGAGGCAGCATgccgggcaggagggggagggccaGGCCCGGTAACGCGCCCCTGGGCACTCCGGCGCCCATGGCCGTGACGACGCTCCGAGAGGTGAGATTCCCCCGGAGGCGGAGTCCCCGGCCTTAGCCCGAGGTGGGGGATGTGGGAAGCTGGCCCCACCCGCTCACCCCTTACATCTCGCTCGGCCAGGTCCTGCTAGCACCTCCCCTCAGCGTCCATTCCCCGCGCAATCCCTCATCCCACCGGCTCTCGGCTGGCAGCCTGACAGGGCTCTCGGCAATGGATTGGCGGGGTCTCGGACTGGAGCGCATGCGCACTGTGTAGTGAGCGGCCCCGCCGGTTACCCCGCGCTGTCCCACCCCCTCGCCACCCCCAGCCATGGCGGACGAGGAGCTGGAGGCGCTCCGCAAGCAGCGGCTGACTGAGCTGCAGGCTAAGCATGGGGTAAGGGGCTGGCACCGCTCGTGGACACACACCATGGACTAGTTCCCCCTCCGCCTTGACAGCCCCCACCGCTACCTCCTCAGCTTCCCCCCCTCCGGTCCCGACAGCCCcattcagcccccctccccggggaCCCGACAGCCCCCACCGCTGCCTCCTCAGCCCGCCTACACCCCACGGCCCTGGCAACTCCTCTCAGCTCACCGctccccagggccctgacagtctCCCTGCTCGGGCCCAAAAGCTCCCCCGACACCCCTCTCCGGTCCCCTCCGCTAGCCCCGACAGCCCCCCTTCACTGGGGCCCATGCACCGCTCAGCCTCCCCAGGGCCCAGACTAGGGTGACTTGCTGCCCCCTATTTGAAAGGAGGTCCCTTGACCATTTTAATGAATGTTATGATAATTGCATCGTGTACACGAGGGAAGTAGAAAAGTACAGTTGGGAGAAAAACACTAGATAGGCTAAGGGAAATGGTGTTTCCCTAAAATGACCTTTAAAATAAAGCGACCATTATTTTCATCTGACAAAGGTGGTCCCCTTAGCCCACCCATACACCCTGGGCCCAGACCACTCCCTCCACACCTTATCTGCCTCCCCAGGGACCAGACAGCTTCTCCAGACACCTGATGCCCAGTCCTTGTAACCAAGATGGCCTTTTGCcagcctccccctctcctccatgcGGCTCTCTGCCCTACCCCTCATCACTTGCAACAAATATCAGCAGCCCCCATTCCCCTATTCAGGCTCCCAGGAGCTCATCTGGGCAGTTTCCCCACCCTATTTCAACTCCTGTTCCCTTGGTCCTCCACCCAGTGCCCAAGCAGTATCTGTCTCTTCTTTCACCACCAGCAGACATGTTGCACGGTTCCCTTGGTTTTCTGAAAGGCCAGTCAGTGTTTTTCAGAACTGACGTATTGAATGAATTAAAAGAGTAAACGGAAGCAAACCTGCATTGCTAGAAGGGTTTTAAGAAACTGTGGAGTTATAGAAAAACTTACATATCATTGTCTTTGTGAAATACTTGGCAGGGGAATATAAATACCAAATTGGGTAATGGGATGGCCAGAGGAACTATTCATGTACAGTGTAACTAATGGAAATCTGCTTTGTACTTTAATCACATGTCTGATGTGAAGTGTTTAGGGGTGGGACTCTTCTTCCCCTTCCATTAATCTGTGTTTAATAACTTTCTTCTAAGAAATTAACAGGCTGGGAAAAGAACTTGAAGAGATGTAACCTGTGAAATCACTTTCTTTGAATAAAACATTCTGTTAAAATAGAACAGGGCTACTGTATTGTGtacataattttattttgaaaaattgcaAACAAAATTGTTAAGTAGGAGAGAAGATAGACTTTTACAAATAGTTTAGAAAGCAACACTTTCAAAACCCTTTCTAGACTGGTTAccactgttgctgctgcttgtAGTTTGTTCATAGATTGGGAGTTTTGAAGATTTCAACTTTAATTGCAAGCCTAATTTAGGGAGTTTGATGTCTGTAGCTATGATCTACGGCAGGCTGTTGGAAAGCTCACCCTTCTGCCTTCAAAGATCACAAAGCTGGCCTTATGCCCCAAACCTGCAACTGCCTTTACCTGGGCGAATCCAGTTGCAGGATTAGGGTACAAGTTTGCTCCACCAGGACAAACAACCATGGATCACTCATCTCTTGGAGCAGGCACTTTACATTCTCAATGTCTAAACTATGGTAATTGTATTGTTGCAGGcttgtcggtcccaggatattagaatgACAAGGTGAGAAAGGTAATactttttttattggaccaatttctgttggtgagagagacaagtttttgagctacacagagctctctctcaggtctggaaaaggtactcagagtaCCACAGGTCTGGGAAAGAGTTCTGTTTAGCTCAAAATActtgtatctctcaccaacagaatttggtccaataaaagatattccctcgcccaccttgcctctcttaACCATGGTCAGGCAGATAATTTCGCTTTAGCCAGCTTATTTTAAATTCCAGTGAAATACTAAGATCTGACATCCTGCACGGAGTGTTTTCTAAAGGGATTGCTaaagtttttataaaaagaaaaggagtacttgtggcaccttagagactaaccaatttatttgagcataagcctggtctgtgtgtataaaaacatcttctgtattttccacagtatgcatccgatgaagtgagctgtagctcacgaaagcttatgctcaaataaattggttaatctctaaggtgccacaagtactccttttctttttgcgaatacagactaacacggctgttactctgaaacctaaagtttTTATGTAATTCTTGTCTTACAGGACCCTTCTGGTGATCCAACGCAACAAGAAACCAAACAGAGGTATGAATGTGAGCTGTTGATTTTAGGTAGCATATTCATAGTCAAATGGTTTTGAATTTCTATCAGTTTatgtttttaaacattaattGCAGTTCCTTGAAACACTAAACTAGGTTATTTTGTTATAGAACAGCCAGTAAATCAACTGCTAATAAGTCAAGGGGTTTTATCTTTGGCTCTTCACTTATGCAAaatttgggagttttgccacagaTGCTtggaattgggccctaaattatTTAGAACCTGTGCCTGTTAGTGGGAACTGGATCAAATTTTTAGTTTGATTTTGTCGGGTGTTGTGgctttttggggtttttttgttttgtttttacaatctCTAAAAACATTCTTTTCCTACACCTCAGATAAACATtaaattttcttcatttttgtgttaaTCTGTCATACGTAGCATCTGTACCTACTTGAATGATATGACTTTTAGtccttaaaaataatttgttttttgttttgataatacAAAGTATTCAGCAGACTTGGTCATCTTGCAAGATGCTATGTCTGATGCTTGAAACCGTAGTTCTATTGTGTAACTGAATTTTCATTACAGGGAGGCAGAGATGAGAAATAGCATTTTAGCTCAAGTGCTCGATCAAGCAGCTCGTGCCAGATGTAAGCATCCATGTATTTTGCCATTAAATAAAAATTCTCATTTGTACTGTATTATGTCCCCCTAAATCAAGGCCTTAAATAGAATGCATAGGAGATAAATGAATTCTTTTATTTCATCTCTGATGATGGAAAAATAATAAGACTAATGCTGTGGATTTTCAAAtcactaatattttttaaaaactgatcatGAATACACACATGCTGAAAAGCAAATCCTCAGATGTGGTGGTTTATTCTAGTGGGAGCAGGAATTAGTGAatttgtgcttgtgaaaggtgccaaatTGATAGCCTGCTTAGTCTGAATTTCTCTGTTTATGGGGAGAGCATGTGAAAAGCATAGCAAGCAGAAGTGCCAACATCCCTATGATTCAGTGTATCTTAACCCTTATTTAGAGGGGCTCAGCTCTAGGAATGAGAGAATAAATCAGGGTCTCTGCCAAGACTGCATGCAAGGATGAGAGTTGTCATGAGGAGTTTTTGTGATACCCTCAATTTACTAATGAACAAACATCCGTATGTCTACAATACAAACCTAAGTCGACCTATATTAGTTTAAtttacagccaccgcagtaattactgtggtggtgcatgtccacactaccctccatGGGTTGGtggtgcgtcctcaccaggagtgcttccaccaacCTAAGAGGGGGAGTGTAGAGAGCTGAGAGCCCGGTATCTCAGCTTTGCTGGCCTGGCTGCCCAAcaggctcctggcaggctgccctCTCCCCGTTCTCCACTGGAGACAAGGCTACCCGGATTCCAGCAGGCACCACTTGGGcttctcaccctggcttccatcTGGGAGCCGGGGAGCAGCTGGGCTATAGCTGCCTGACTTTcttgccatgaaattgacaagacagctgATGTAAgggatgcagtgtctacacaaatactgtcgccctaactacaccaacataagccttacacctctcgtggaggtggacttgttatgttggtgtagtagggcatTTACACTggtgggaggaaggctgtagtgtgtacactgacagaattaggtcaacataagctgccttatgtcgacctatgTACTGTAGACTACCAACTTATATGTATGCCAAAGACCATCTATATAAAGTGGTAACAAATTGGTCACAACTGATTTAATTTAGATTTGAACCAGTACCTAGGAGTGAAAGGCATTTTCATCCATTGCTAATTTCCCATAACAAGATTTTAATTTGTATGTATTAAAAATGGAGGTGGTGCTTGGTAGAGGAATGTGGCCTTGTTATTGATCTGCAGCATTAAATTTAGTAGCAGGATGAAACACTGGTAAGTATGTAGGGTTGCCTTCTTGTAGATAGTAAGAGATTTGAACCCCTAACAAATTTTTAGAAGGAGCATAGTTGGAGAGTCTTGCAGTTTTGTATAAATTAAAACTATTCCCTTCAATTCATGGTTCTTTCATACCCTAGCATGAATTTAGGACTAAATTGTACAGTACCTCATTCACTTCTGTTGTATTGTAGATGGaggtaaaatacaaaaatgaacaGTGCCTATTTTTGTTGCAGTAAGCAATTTAGCACTTGTGAAGCCAGAAAAGGCAAAAGCTGTAGAAAATTACCTTATACAGATGGCAAGATTTGGACAGCTAGGTGGGAAGGTAAGTTAAATTTTTTATGTTACTGTAGCTCTTGTTTGCCTGGTCACTTTCAAACCAAGTGTTCCCAATGAAACAAACTGAGAAATTTAACACTGAAGTGTATAAAATTTTGTATTACATGTGACGgtgtgagctacagcatgtatCTGAGTGATTCTCAAATccttaaactgtgtgtgtgtgtacatttgtaTGCAAACACTGTCCatacttatttaaaaacatttatgatTTAGCTGTCTTAAACTGAAGTGCTTTTCTGGAGTGGAGAAGTGCAGTTTAATGCCCAGGAAGACAGTCAGCCTTGCAATTTAAAGCATTTGTTCTCCTTTGTGACATTGCCTCCACAGAGGCCATTGACTCAGCTGGGAATTCCAGAGTTGCAGGTACTGACAGCTAACCCACATTATACCAGCTTCCACAAAGACAGGGGCTACCTTAAGCTTCACCTCAAATGTGATAAAACTGTATTGTATTTTCATCTTAATCAATTTTGCTACCTGGGTGGCTTCCCAAAGTACCATAAGCATCCTGGGGAAGGGAAGTTTCTATACCCTGAATGTTAAGAGCTCTTGGCTGTAAGTCTAAGTGAATAAGATCATGTAACTAGTCATTGAGAACTAGTGGACATTCTAGTGTCTCACCATCAGGGTTCACTCGTTTAGTTGGATGGTAGCCCCGTAAATCTACAGTGTGTTATCCAAAACATTTAGGGTTGGTACTTAGAGTTCAATTCACAAATTACTGTTCTTTCAATAGTGCAGCAAGACCAAATGCTGGATTTTTTTAGGAGGGCAGTGCTTCTCAGCCTGACTTCTGAGGGAAAGTCAGAATTAATTAAGGCTTCTGGAGGTAGATGGGAACTAAGGGACTACTAGAGGACACAGGACTTTTACACTCCCTGTAAATGAAACACAGGGCTTGAGGAAATTGCACTTAATCTATAACTGTCCAGGACCATGACTCCTGCAGCAGGGCTTTTTGAGGCAATAAGATCTGAAAACAAGTTACTGTGGATAAGTAGTCCTTAAAAATATCTGTCATTGGTACAGAAATGCTGCAAATTTCTGTGAGCCATATTGTAACTTGTTACTGCCTCTAGAAGATATTCCTGTAATATCGCATTggtaatagggctgtcaagcgattaaaaaaattaatcatgattaattgcatgattaatgacactgttaaacaataataaaataccatttatttaaatatttttggatgttttctacattttcaaatatattgatttcaattacaacacagaatacaaagtgtacagtgctcattttatatttttgattacaaatatttgcactgtaaaaaacaaaaaaaagtatttttcaattcacctaatacaagtgctgtagtgcaatctctttatcatgaaagttgaactgtAGAATGTAGAATTGTATACAaataaactgcatttaaaaataatgtaaaattttatagcctacaagtccactcagtcccacttcttgttcagctaatcgctcggacaaacaagtttgtttacatttgcagaagataatgctgcccgcttcttgtttacaatgtcacctgaaagtgagaactggcattcactaggcattgttgtagccagcatcgcaagatatttacatgctagatgcgctaaagattcatatgtcccttcacgcttcagtcactgttccagaggacatgcgtctatgctgatgacaggttctgcttgataattaTACAAACCAGTgcatgttctttttcatcatctgcgtcagatgccaccaggagaaggtggtttgggttctgtagtttccgcatcaatgtgttgctcttttaagacttctgaaagcatgctccacaccttgtcactcacagattttggaaggcacttcagatttttaaaccttgggttgagtgctgtagctatctttagaaatttcacattggtaccttctttgcattttgtcagatttgcagtgaaagtgtcacaacccaatggccccctcccctcagggagtcccctggGAAGGCAGATCAACACTGTATattgctaacactgttgcaagcatggcaaagcattttggggagggtcaaaggtgtgcGAATGGGGAGTGGAAGTTTTCTTTACAGGGTACGAGACGCCGAgaagaagagagcagagaacgaGTTAATTCAACACTTCAGCTAACTCAATTCAAAGATAAGACActggccccagccagcccaaggTCGCAGCTCACAGCTGACGTTTGGCTGCGAGCTGAGAAAGATGGGGGCTTGAAAGTTGACCGGGCAGCTGTGAGAGAGAAAATCCAACTGCACAGACATGCACCTGCAAGACAGCAAGGccagcaaagaagaaaacaaagcccAGGGCTGCAGTCTGAAAACACAGACGAGGCAACAAGAGGGGGAGCTGAGCCAGGCGTCCCTGAAGCCGGGGTGttctgggaaagggaaggagaccaCAGAAAGCCGGTTTGGATTGGCccaaagagcaccaggaacagaggtcgtGGAATGGAATacccccaaaggagcccaggacttaaaaccctcctgagagctggagtaaTTTGGAGATTTGCAGCGGACTTTGGATGACCTGGGTCCAGGACAAGAACTCtgtccacccaccccaccccccttcttcttacgttacacccagccCTGGCCAGCTTCGGGTAGTACGTGTGTGAGTTTGAatgtgggttagggcttggggcgctaacgctttcttccttcctctgtgtGACGTGGcgagcacccatcactctccgctgttattttattattttatcaataaaactttaaaacttagaTATTTGGTGTGTTAGGTCATCTCCTCCCTTAAagatcctgcggcctcagcctgatcaacTGACTATTCAGGAAGATttgtaacagaaatctgtcacaaaagtgttcttaaaacgaacaacatgtgctgggtcatcatccaagactgctataacatgaaatatatgtcagaatgctggtaaaacagagcaggagacatgtaATTCTCCcttaaggagttcagtcactaatttaattaattatttttttaccttggaagcatgtcctctggaacagtgcCGAAGCATGAAgaagcatatgaatctttagcgcctctggcacgtaaatatcttgcaatgccagctacaacggtgccatttgaacgcctgttctcactttcaggtgacgttgtaattaagaagtgggcagcattatcgcccataaatgtaaacaaacttgtttgtcttagcaattggctgaacaagaagtaggactgagtggacttgttaggctttaaagttttacattgttatgtttttgagtgcagttatgtaacaaaaagaatctacatttataagttccactttcatgataaagagattgcactacagtacttgtttttggtgaattgaaaaatactattttgtttatcacttttacaatgcaaatatttgtaataaaaatataaagtgagcactttacattttgtattctatgttgtaattgaaatcaatatatttgaaaatgtagaaaaacatcccaaaatatttaataaatttcagttgtattctattgtttaacagtgtgactaaaactgcgattaatcacaattagtttttttaatcattaatttttttgagttaattgtgtgtgttagctgtgattaattgacagccctaattagtaATCAGTCTCTTTAGCATGTGAGCCACTAAACAGTATGCTACAGTCTCAATAGTCAATTGAACACCTTTGCAAGCACAcaaatggggaaggggaagcaagAGAACAACTGTACTAGATTCAATTATTTGAGTCTAAGCCACTTCTTCAAATAGTTTGTGGCTTTTATTCTGCCTTTCTAGGTATCAGAACAAGGGCTGATAGAAATACTTGAAAAAGTGAGccagcaaacagaaaagaaaacaacagTAAAGGTAAGGTTTTTTCCAAAGGCAGCGTAAATTTGATTCAAACCTGTTATCAgacaatacagaaaaataaaaggctAGGGCCAACAATAGTTGCTGCACATATTCAATGCTATGGATACACTATTTGTATGTTTAAGCTATATAACTGCTTAAAATACATTTAGAttcttaattttacatttttgttaaaaaatagtGTATGCATCTATTTACTAGATCATTTTTTACTCATGATTTGTCAGGTTACATTTGGATGAAAACTGGAATTCAGTCTGTTgcacaaaaaaacattttcagatttttttttgttaaataaaactaccttaaatgcaCAGAATACATAagtttattaaaacatgttttgcatttaaaagtgattctttaaacaaaggaagtatctgTAGTTTATAGCTGGCCAGCAtgccttcaagattttagaactggTAGATCTTCTCatacctcatttttattcataaattgGAAAAGGAAAACTATCTTTCCTCCACTTTCGTCTCCTGGTTGGTTTCTCAACTTTGCATTAGCTAGTCATTGGATTGAGTTAGTGGaataaactgaaagaaaatattctctctgcacctgcggAAGAGGCTACTGCTTTTAAAAGCAGATTCTGGATTTCAAACTGTGGTTCCACGTGCTTAGCCAGTGACCAGTTCAGATGATTGACTTTCTTTAAAtctttggcagcaaacatgtactgcttgaattatttttgtaatgattAATAGGTAAGTTTAGCCCTTAATGTAggttaatttcaaatttaattttactaGAGTATTAAATTAAGTCTAATTTTGATTTATatcatagaattttttttatccaccctgaataGTACTAAAGTAACCAACAGAGTACTCAGCTATGGAAGTAGCTTTTGACCACAGAAGGTAGACAGTATTTTAGTGCTAGCTATTTTTCCTATTGTCTTTGCCCTTGGTGATGCTCACTGTGAATCTGCATTACTTCTGCAGAAATAAGAGGTTCTGGAAAGTTGACAGGCTATTTAAACACTTAGATAAAGATTCCTTCTTCTAAATGTGTAGGGAGGCCAAAACTCAGCAGAACCATAATAATTCTATAAGATAGGGAATTCAGGCTTCAGAAATACTGTATTGGGGACTGTAGCCCTGTACCTTGGAGCTGAGTTTCAGGGGGAAGGTTTGTGGGCTTGGTTTGTAGGGCCTGCAAACCACATAGGTCCGCTGGTCACAAATGTTTTTACAGGGAGCAATGAGCTGCAGTGGCTACAATTCTATAAGTTACCCACTGCCCTTTCTCCATGTTGCCAtgctggggagggaaggattCTAGATTCCATCCACACAGCACCCATGTGGACTACTAACTTGGATGAGCATTGAGAACTTTGCCCTTAGTGATTGAGTCTTCAATCTTTGAAGCTGGAAGGAGGTGCTGTAAACTGAATTTACTGTGTTTGTTTCTAGTTCAACAGAAGAAAAGTACTGGATTCTGAtgaagaggatgatgatgattaaaTGCTACTGTAAGATTGCTTCACGGCctggaaaaaggcaaagaaaacatACGGTATAGGCAAATTGATAGTTCTGACAAAACATTTATATGTATTTGCTTTCTGCATTCTTTTTTTGATAAAGGTCAATAAATAAACTCATGTTCTGTAAAACAAAATTTGAGAAGGGTTTTTATAGCTTAACTTTTTGTAATAGTAGAGGCTTGCGTGGTATGGATTTTCTCACCACTTCC from Chelonia mydas isolate rCheMyd1 chromosome 12, rCheMyd1.pri.v2, whole genome shotgun sequence includes:
- the PDCD5 gene encoding programmed cell death protein 5 encodes the protein MADEELEALRKQRLTELQAKHGDPSGDPTQQETKQREAEMRNSILAQVLDQAARARLSNLALVKPEKAKAVENYLIQMARFGQLGGKVSEQGLIEILEKVSQQTEKKTTVKFNRRKVLDSDEEDDDD